A window of Chaetodon trifascialis isolate fChaTrf1 chromosome 3, fChaTrf1.hap1, whole genome shotgun sequence genomic DNA:
GAAAGTCCTCTGGACATACGCGGGTGAAGTAGGATGACACCGGATATTTTCTGTGGCAGAGActgatgtgtttgctttgcatcAGTGAGGGAAAAAATGCATCATAATCAGGAGGAGCAGTCGGTAAATACAGTTAGTGCGCAGCACGGGACAGCGCGCCACACTGACTCCAACAGCCTGGAGAGCAGCTTGGGAAGCGGCCTCTCTGACCTCCAACCACCTGCTTACTCTAAACTGGAGTTCAGGAGAAACGCAGTGACAGATGACTATAAGATCACCGCTCAGGTTCTCGGCCTGGGCATCAATGGAAAAGTGCTGGAATGTTATTGcaagaaaacaggagagaaatgtGCTCTTAAGGTGGGTGTTTGCCTGCTTCTTTATCCTGTGTGATCCAAGCAGTCCTCTGGAGGCTGCTGTCCCTGGAAAAGAGACAACTCCCATCAATTATTCATGTCTTCTGTCATCTCCAGCATTTATTGGTGTCTTAAACTGTAAATCTGTGCAGAATTGTGATTTTTGTGAGGCTTTGTGGTGTTCGGGGGGCTTTTATGTGACGCAGATGAAATATTAATTCAACCATGGATGCATGTAGCAGTAATCTGAAAGTGAATTCAGTTACTGCGCTGCCCAgacagtgaatgtgtttgtcagacagTGATGTGCTGTCTGGGATGTTTTGACACAGTTTCCATGattgttgtgtgcacaatgatCTGCTCTGTTGATACTTTACATCATCTAAGCCTCTGACAtttaacaaaagtgaaaaaaaaaatgctttttttctcctctactCAACATTAAGTATACATCTTATTAAATGTTTGCAGTGATTTTTAAAAGACATCTTGGGACATGTGAGAACGTCAGAGCTGGTAAGTCAATAAGCAGCTGTAGGTTTGCAGCTAAACCTCAAGAAAATCGAAATAGGAAGCGCAGCCCCACAAGTGCCTCCACATGTTTTCTTTGGAATATCTCTGGTGGTAAGCCACAGCCGAAAACCTATGATGAAATGTGAAGAGCTGGCTCACGCTGCGTATGTAATCTTCTGTTCTGTGAGTAACATAATGCTGTGATTTGTGCACAGAGGCTCTGCAGCAAAGTCACACCTTTATAAACAATCATATTTGAGCCTTTACTACACAGTGTCCACAAGGGTTTGGGCTGGGTCTGCATGTCCAGGAAAATATCCTCCTCCCCTGTCTGTGATaccacagctgcagccctgTGTCTTTAAAGACAGGGCATGTTGCAAAATGCAGTCTTAAAGTGTTCACTCATATGTTCCCACTGGAAATGACAGcttagcaaacagctgcagattaatgGCTTTAATAGCAGCCATTCATACAGTGAGGATCGGCACAATGGGGTacgtgtttgtctctgtgtgtgtttattgatttCAGACTTATCAGGCTAAGGATGTCGGACAGATATTTAATAAAATCAATCAAGCTCATCTGCCTTAGAGGCTGTGATTTGCAACCAGAGATGCAGATGTGAAAGCTTTCCTTTACGTGAACAGGAAACAGACGCATTTCAtcgatgtgtgtttttgtgacgTGGAGCAGATCCTGTACGATACTCCTAAAGCCAGACGGGAGGTTGAGCTGCACTGGAGAGTCTCTGGAGGCCCCCACATCGTCCGAATACTCAGCCTGTATGAGAACATGCACCAGGGGAAGAAATGTCTCCTCATCATAATGGAGTGGTCAGTATATATCGTCTGCTATTTCAGGCCTTTAAGGGAAAACCAATGCTAAGCCAgatttgtgtgttgtctgtaaAGTAGCACAGCTCTGTGCTCATTTCTGACTTTAAAAAGTGTCTCTTTAAGCTGAAGCCATACATTCTCAATTAGCCTAATGTGTGAATAATGGAACAGCTCCTGTGATGGCCACTTCAGAGCCACAGTAACTCAAAGCATCTGCATGGTATCGAGATCcagcttcacttcacttcagccTGCACTTGTCTTGCATTTGATTTGGGATTTCGGGGAAAACTACAccactgctgcacagaaaagaaGTGCACACCTGTACTCTCCTGtcctttttgtttctgcttttgttcACACCCTGCCTTCTTCCACACCACAGCTTGTGCTTTTAAATAATGAACCAGTGTCCTAAGTTATGGaaatctttttctcattttgttaaAATGATCCTACATCCTTCTTAAAGTCCCACAGAGAATGCTAAAAAAGAATTTCACCTTTGTATGTactttaaaaaatcattttcctctttttccttcttaCATTCTTACttcttttcctgtctgtgcACAGTAGTTTCCattgttattttgtttaaatTCAACTTGAGCAAATAATTAAACTCAGactgaagatgaaaatgaaagtgagacATCACGGTGCAACAGAACAACACACGGACAGGATGGTAATCTGACACAGACTGTTTGGGagtgttgttttcctctttgttcaCCGCAGAATAGACTTGACGGGATTCATCTGAATCACTGACCACATGTTAATGTGGCTTGAATGACTggatgctgctgtaaacacactgtgttttgctgtgctGTCTTCACACCTGCAATTCACATGcaattcaaacacacagaacattttaatattttatatcTATATTTTATGCTAAGCACCAGCATGGCTTCGACAGAGGCCATATTTACTGGAATATTTGAACACTTTACACATGTACAGCTACATTATAAGATGCGCTTTGGAATCAAGTGTCACCTGGGAGCACTGTCATTTAtatcttctgtgtttgtttcacttCGTGGTATGAAAATAACATAATAGTTTGCTGTAGTTTCTGCCTTTGGGTGGTTTTTCCCTTTAAATGCGTCCTTATAGCTTGAGTCATCTGAGTCTGCTGTGGCTCAGAAGACTGGACTCATCTGAACAGTAAATTGTGAGGCACAATGAGTCGCTTTGTTGTCAAGCCATGATTGCAGTGGAgaactgtgtttgttgtttgccaAGAGTCCCCTCGCTGCCCCAGTTCTCATCTCTTTGTTAACCTTGTCTCAGtatggagggaggggagctgTTCAGCCGCATTCAGGCCAGAGGGGACCAGGCCTTCACAGAGAGAGGTTGGTTAGAGTTCACATTCAACCGTTTAGATTCATGGGTTTCTATATTATGCCCTGTCCATGTTACATCTGTGTCATGTCTGTCCATCAGAGGCGTCAGAGATCATGCATGACATCGGCACGGCCATAGAGTACCTCCACCACATGGACATTGCTCATAGGGATTTGAAGGTACTGCTGCTGTCAAAGTAAGTCTTCACAGAGAATTAAGAAAGAATTTCTAGTTAAATACATGTTTTAATCTCTCATTGTCCTGCACACTACAGCCCGAAAACCTGCTCTACACCACCAGGGAGAGTAACGCTACCCTTAAACTGACTGACTTTGGCTTTGCTAAGGAGACGACACTGCACAACTCTCTGCAGACTCCCTGCTACACTCCATATTACGTCGGTGAGTGTTTGCTGTCCTAACCTTAGTAGGAGTTGCAGTGAAATCAGCAGGTATAATGAATGTGCTATTACAGGCGTAGTTTGTGGACGTAGTTGCTGTCATTCACTCTCATGTtgtccatgtgtgtctgcatattgTCCTGCGAGTGTGTATTTCAGTCTCCACATCattgtgttgtcttttttttctgtatctaTTTGTCCATTCAGCCCCAGAGGTGCTTGGGCCAGAGAAATATGACAAGTCATGTGACATGTGGTCTCTGGGCGTAATCATGTACATTCTGTGAGTATCATGTGCAACCTAATGAAACGTTTATAGTTATTGTGGCATACTGTATGTTGATGTCCAAGCCTGTGTTTCTGGTTAAAgaagagagcaaagaaaaacagtctcttcttctcttttcttctcttgtgtTTCTAGTCTGTGTGGGTTTCCTCCGTTCTACTCAAACACAGGTCAGGCCATCTCTCCAGGCATGAAGCAGAGGATCAGGATGGGCCAGTATGAGTTCCCAAACCCTGAGTGGGCTGATGTTTCAGAGGAAGGTCAGGCTGTGGCCATAAAATTCATAAATCACAAGAGAAAGATGTCAAAACTGTTAAATCAGCACAAAGAGGGATGAATCCATAAATACAataagtaataaataaataaacaaataaagctgCTATAGTCAATAtgtttatattaacaatggagcAAATGACTATAAATGACTGAACTGTGAACTGTGTGacgaacccacagagaattatcaccccACTGCAGTTTAACAGAGCATTTTAGTAACTTTCAGCTcatagttttggttttctggcccTCAACTctaatgttttgtttcagttgATCACTCTCGTTCACCTTATTTTCTGCCACAAGCAGCTGTTTACAGCAAAAACAGTGCTGATAAATCACCAGTACACTACCAACTCAACGCCAGATGACAGGCAGGCAAAGGTAGCGACTAGCTGCTTAACAACATTTAGCAGTTGAAGAGCCATGATGTGGTAGAAATCAAAAATAGAGATAAAAGTGAATATTAAAAGTATACTCATCAGTTGACCAGAAACACAACTAtacaaatgaatgataatgttgctccataactgCATGGTGTGTAAGTAAGCAACTGCTTGCTAAAAAGTTCCCCTTAAGAACTTAAAAGGAATAATATGACAGTGTTTACAGCTTCTTTCCAATGAccccaaaatgacaaaaaaaagagtattCATTCAGGTTTAAATGTAGTGTTGTGCATCGACCCAGTCACAACAGCATCTACAGTCTGTCGGTCCATATTGCATTTCAGACTTCTTTGGTTAAATGTTtgatg
This region includes:
- the LOC139329213 gene encoding MAP kinase-activated protein kinase 2-like; this translates as MHHNQEEQSVNTVSAQHGTARHTDSNSLESSLGSGLSDLQPPAYSKLEFRRNAVTDDYKITAQVLGLGINGKVLECYCKKTGEKCALKILYDTPKARREVELHWRVSGGPHIVRILSLYENMHQGKKCLLIIMECMEGGELFSRIQARGDQAFTEREASEIMHDIGTAIEYLHHMDIAHRDLKPENLLYTTRESNATLKLTDFGFAKETTLHNSLQTPCYTPYYVAPEVLGPEKYDKSCDMWSLGVIMYILLCGFPPFYSNTGQAISPGMKQRIRMGQYEFPNPEWADVSEEAKQLIIQLLKTEPNERMTIGQFVNHPWISQSMVVPPTPLHTSRVLTEDKELWDDVKEEMTSALATMRVDYDQVKIKDLDMSNNPLLNKRRKRPVPGGADTGGDGDGGDGGVLIKPRVRVQAGAAWVVVPCVSLRMSPFAPTSCVCTASN